TTTATTTCTTTTCACTTCATGAAGACAGCATTTTGTTTTGTACTCTGTATTGAAAAAATAAGATGCTGCAATCTCACATTTTGCTGTTCAAAAGCATACTACTGAGCATGGGTATGCGCCATCTGCTGTAAATACGATGTAACGACTAATGATTCATttatatagtgcatttcatacatagAGAAAACGTAATGTGCTtcacaataataaaaaatagcaGATAAGATGAAACTTAAAGttgtgctaagcccccccacacttGTGTGCCCATGGGAACaattcccgaccctgccccatctctctctcacaatcgtTTCCtatactctcatactgtcctgtaataataaaggccaaaaagcccccaacaaatactttaaaaacaaaaaaagaaacttaaAGCATAAACATTAAAGGGTAAGAGGGTAGTAGCCAATTATGAATGTTTAATGTTTAATAATATGTATGTTTTCATTCTCTTTAGAAATGCTATTGGGAATCATCCTAGGAGTTCTTGGAGCTCTCGTGTTGCTGACTGTCTTAGTGCTGGCCATAGTCTGTCTGGTTACCAAGTGAGTGTCAAACACCTTTTCACTGCATAAACTTAAAAGTAATCATAGTACATTATTGATAAGGCATCCAAAATACTATATGGTACTTACAAATGCAacagtctccctctctgtctctctctcacactcacacatacacacacactggttttaaTTGAAAGATGGATTATGGttctgccatggcctaatggtagggcactgggttattatGCTGGCgatccaggttcgattccagcctgggtcatttgccgatcctcccccatctctctctctctctctctctctctctctctctcgcacacacactgctgtgtacacactcactcatttgAAAGATGGATTGCATTGCATCTTTAGTTTTGATGAACTGCAGATTTCTATTGTGTCTCTATTGTATTTGCATGATTGATTTCAACTCTTTCTCCTTACTTGCTGTACACAGGAAACGAAAGAAGCACGCGTTGGCCAACCGCATCTCCATCTACAACCCCAAGGGGGCAGTGTTCCGACCGCCCACCGAAGACTCCTTCAAGAACGACAACGGCGCCCACATCTACGACGCCATCGACGACGCCATGACCTACAGCCACCTCATGGGGGATTCTGGGTAcaacggcggcggcggcggtgacTCCGGCGTCTACCGGCCCTTCGGCACCGGCGGCGTGGACGTCAAGCCACCCGTCATCAGCGAGGTGGACGCCGGAAACGGAGGCAAGAAAGAGGAGTTCAGCACCTTCCTGGATCCCGCCGACTCCTTCGGCCCGCCCAGGCCTCGCACGCCACTGGGGCCGATGAACAGCCTCGGGTTCGAGGACCGACGCATGGTGGATAACACGCTGTACACGTTCAAGAACGCCGGCGGAGAGCCCAACCCCATACGGCTGTCGGATATGGATACCATCCCCCCTCCGGCGCCCGTTCACATTGATGATGACGAGGAGTGGGATAATGATTACGATGATGAAGATGTcatgtgaggagagggggagttaaGGTCAGGGCACATTGATTGGGCGACACATTGCCTCATGGACAGCTTTTCTATCAAGTGGTTGCAATTGCCAATGCTGTCAGCAGGATGGCAagggagtggatggatggatggatacatgGATACATGgatacatggatggatggatgaacaatggacagaaaaaaaacagttgaatAAATAGAGACATACAAGcagaatgactgactgactgactgacagactgactgacattgACGAGGAATTCTGAAATGTGGTCAGGATTCCGAGCATCTGTTGGATTCCATTTGTTGGACTTATAGATCAAAGGTTGGATTCATTTTTTTgccaatttttttttacagaaatcaAAAGCCTGCATGCTAGAAGGGCTGCCGTGCACATTGCGTAACAAGGAGTGAAGTGCACCcttgcagagccgctgacagttttagctgggcccaggacaaaatcatctggaagggcccccccacctaatacattaaatgtattgaggacccaattatggggccccctatctgcctgggcccgggacagctgaccccttttccccctttgtcggcttccctgcactctAGTACTGCATAGGCTGAAGAATTTGAGTGCATACCAGCCAAGGCAGTACAATGTGTACACTGCGAATTTACAAGGACCAGAAAGCACACCTTCAGACAGAACGTTTGCATTTGTAATTGCCTTCTGTCTAAATATGGTACACAATGAGCCAAGAAGATAAAGCATTTTTTAAGTTTCCAATGATTTTGCCCTCATCTGTGATActgctctttgttttttttttaattgttttcatTCTTTTAAATGCTCTTGAAAATGGTGTGGCCTACATATACGGTACATATCTTCCAGGCTTGTActaaattccgaatggaaagaatttcaattcaaagtaatgccataatacgaacactaggtggtggtgttctatgtactttcaatgggtggtgtgtagactaaattcaaagaaattcaaggtaatggcaccacctagtgttcgtattttggcattattttgaattgaaatactttccattcggaatttcgtacaagcctggtatcttccccttcttcttccttgCAGAGACAATAGACTCTTACAGACCTGTTTGCAGTGGGACTATGGATACTTTtttatgtgttgtttttttgagTACTGTGGGTTTTCATGATAGGACACACCAACCAGTGTCTTGCTGTTTTTAAACACTCTTTCGTTTGTATATATTGTCATTTGTACATTTCCATGGTGTTTTTAGGAATAAATGTGTAGGTGTTTTATCTAAAGGATCTCTGTGCTGCCAAATTTGATAGAGAAACCACAACAACCCATTTATGCAGTGAGGTGAAGCCTCctaaaatgtgtgtctgtgtctgtgtctgtgtctgtgtctgtgtgtgtgtgtgtgtgtctgtgtctgtgtctgtgtctgtgtctgtctctgtctctgtctgtgtctgtgtctgtgtctgtgtctgtgtctgtgcgtgtgcgtgtgcgtgtgtgtgtgcgtgttaacaTGGGAAACACCTTAATTGTCTTCCCGGACTGGAAAGTGAGGGAGGTTTGAGTTATGGTTAAAGGATTGAACACTTATTTCACTATCTGCATTTTGTCCCTGAAAACAAACTTCACTTTGAAGTCAGTGATGATTTGCCCAGCAAATAGTTATTTTATTAAAAGGTTTTCCAACagtgcaacaaaaaaaacaaatatatagtatatatattgtTTATATAAAAAGCTAGCATTCTGAAAAAAGCATCGTTCAAGTTAATTACAGCCATAAAGAAAATACATATAAGCATTTGCCCTTTTGAAAGGTTGTAGAGATTAGATTCTTCTCTGTGATACAAAAATATTGTCACTCTTGTTTACTATTCTTGTTTACTATTGTAAAACAATACACTCCAATGCCAATTTCAGTGCACATTGTCTCCACTTGGGTGTCCATTCTGACCTAATTATACAGGGTGGACAAAACACACATCCCCATTACGGCTACTGTGTCATTTTGAAATACCAGCGGGAAGGAGATAATTACACCATTGTGAAAGCAAGGTGCAGTGAAATAACATGAAATGAAATGGCCTATGCCAGAGGCCAGAGACAAagcagagaggggtgtgtgtgtgtgttcgtgtggcctctcatgcctcttttccactgtcatttttctggtaggccgacagctccacacagcacaactcagccaccactttttgcttttcgaattggcacgacacagctcaatcgtcaagcaaaaagtggcagccgagtcgtgctgtgtcgagctgtaggcctactagaaaaccggcagtgaaaaAAAGGCATTAAGGCACTCTTCATTTATaaagacatgtacagtatgttaactAACTACACTATATTAAACTCGCACACCGACGCCCTCTCCTGGCGGCAGTTCTCGTCCAGCCACTTGCCATAACTGGAGCCGGACAGCACGGCGCAGTTCAAGGTCGCGTCGTTGCCCTTGAAGCCGGCGTCCCAGTTCTTGTAGCGCACGGCGGAGCCAGTCTGGTCCACCCAGGCGCCCTCGGTCAGCATGTCGTTGATGCCCAGCCAGATCTGCTCGTCGGGCCCGATGCTCTCTCGCGCGTAGTCCTGCAGCTTGTCGTTCTCGTCCAGGGAGAGGGGCGTGGTCAGCGTGCCGCCCTTGGCGATGCAGTCCTCGCTGGCCGCGTGGTAGCGCTTCTTCACCGGGTCGGCCAGGTAGCATTTCCCCTGGACCTTGGTGCCCTTCAAGCAAACTGGAAACACAAGAGtggaaatatatacagtacatatatatatatatatatatatatatatatattagtggtgtcaacaatgatcgattcggcgatccggatcgatccggggcatggacgatccagatccagatccggcaagttccagaatcaatccggcaatttttttaagtttcaattacttccatggatatttcgggagcaaatgaatgttaaatgaaataaaaacacttcaaaacattgcaagactgatacagactgatacagaaaacagccaataaattgttgctcagtatctgactacttgtatttcctcatcatggctgaacatttgctttgcgttcagtagaaatgtaatgcattgcaatgcattgtagaattgaatcgaatcggattggatctaatagaatcgaatcgaatcggatctactacctcccgaatcgtgatcgaatcggatcgtgagggcagtgccaatccacaccactaatatatatatatatatatatatatatatatatatatatatatatatatatatatattcatgccattGTCTCAACTGtgccctctaaattgtgggccgatCTGTATAGAAAATACAACAAAACCCAACAGTATTGACCCGTTAGGACTTgtaggcccactgggaaatgccctgtatgccagatttacAAGCCAAAGCCTGGGCATGCATGCAAGATAGCATTTCCTCAGGACCTTGGTGCCCTTCAAGCACACTGGAAACATAAGAGTGGaaatatatacgtgtatatatttttttattccattgtcTCATTTGtgccctctaaattgtgggctgatCTGTAAAGAAAATGCAACAAAACGCAACAGTAGGCTATCGGCCCCTGAAGTTTTTCCCCAAACTGGGAACACGAGgatggaaatgtttttttgtttttttaaaataccATTGTCTCAATTGTCCCCTCTAAATTGTGAGCTGGTCTGTAAGGCGacattccgaattgaatgaatttgaattcaaagtaatgccataatacgaacactaggtggtgtcattaccttgaatttctttgaatttaagctacaccacccattgagagtaaattgaacaccaccacctagtgttcatattatggcattactttgaNttaaaattcattcaattcagaatgtcgtacaagcctgctgtaaacaaaatagcctacaacaaaaccCAACAGTATCGGCCTCCTGAAGACTGtatgcccactgggaaatgccctgtatgccagattacaagCCAAAGCCTGGGCATGcataacctgactcttgccatctgatatgcgCGTGACGTAgtcgaacgcagccagatgatgtaaatcaggctAGGGCATGCATGCAAGATATTGGAAACAAAGAGAGGGAAAAATATTTGGAGGGCTTTATGCTTAAACTCTGAATATTTTCTTAGACACAATTTCCCCTTCAAATTAAGACAGGGCAGATGCACATATTTGTTTTATTATATTAAGTTTCCCAACAGAGGTTTTTCATCTGAGGCTAGTTAAGCAATGCACGCAAGATGTTGCAATAACAACACGTCTCCACATGTCTGCCGAGGCGAGGGGACCTTTACCTGACCCTCTCCGTTCAGGGTtgtattaacgcacaggctagatatggctgcagcctaggggccccccacctgccaaggggcccctgattgtccaaaagcggaataaaaatgcagaattgtgacaggatgcaatactgaaaaaaatgaatgccgtgttgggtacagttggtggtagacatgttatccttaattcctatcacGTAATTATGTCACAAAGTTTGCCTTccaaggggggcccacagcaaccagcagcccaggggccccaggccatcttgatCCGGCCCTGTCTCCGTTAACAAGGCAGAACCACGGGTACTGAACACGGCCTTCCTTCTGTTGTAGGACACTTCAAAGGGCACATATGGGCTGCATGTGGACGGATTATGTAAAAGGTCTGACATCTCTTaagcgacgcacgcacgcacgcacgcaggcacacatgcgcgcgtgcacacacacacacacacacacacacacacacacacacacacacacacacacacacacacacacacacacacacacacacacacacacacacacacacacacacacacatctgcgggGCCATTTCTGTAAATACAGTAGCAtcgtacatctgatcgagcacgtctgatctagtacctacagcacatatactgtatactaagTTATCATTAATTATCATTAGCGATGTAAAGTTAAATgtgtgacatttttgtattgggcacgggcattccattgcattgcaaaatggatttttacataggtttaaaaagtatttattcaaaatatttgaatggtaagaattcacatacatatactgtaggtGAGAGGACTTctggacagtcatttccaataataaaatccaagtaaaaatggtggatacaccgttttgcaacaaaactcctcATTTCCAAAATGTTGGTCAGGACCCACCACATAGAAGGACCAGGAAgcacgctcaacaccttgtcgtcTAATACTTTACACTGGATGCTtcacttcgtcaatgaatgaactcaattcTCAAAGATAAGTGAAGACCCACCACATCACATACCTGTCTGCAGTGCCTGCTGTTCCTTCAAAAGGTTCACCTCCTTCATGATGTCATCAATCTGCTTCTGGATGTCCTTGATGGCCTCATCTTTCTGGGGCTCAGCGGCAACTActcagaaggagagagacacgGTCAGACACAGAgatataggcacagacacagggagGCGAAAAATCACAGAAGAGCAACATCAATGAAAGCATTctgtttaaataataataatgtaaaaaaaaacgttgTAAAAGTGCAGAATACGTAATAGTCATCCTCAAAAGTTGTCATTACAGTGGGCAGGGATGTAAAACTCATGAAGCACATTCATGCTTTTTGGCAATAGGGTGGCTTAAAAGATGTGTCTTTTGTGTCTGTTTAACCAGTTAAAACACAGCGTTCTGAATTTGCTATTAAAGGCAATGACCAGTGcagtactaaaggccctctgttatgttatagtggagtaatactatggtaattaacctttcaatgactatactGCTGGTATGGCGTGAAGTATGGGGTTAAAATATAAGGCAAACTCTGCAGACAGCAGAAAAAAGGTTATAACACATCtactttattttaatttatttatttacggggagtgcctcttgagatgtgacatctcattttcaatagggtctCCTACTGCACATTACTGATGTCCTTCACAAACACATTACtacatggtcattaccatgtaACCAATTCATAATTTAAGCATAATTTCATAATCTAATTAATTATAATCAATTCATAATTATAACGATGTTATGATAATCAATGacacaatatacagtaggctacatacacataAATAGATATTATTAAAATGAAACCACATTAGAGAAACGATACTGTGCTATTGTCCCGTATACCTTTTTTGGATATCTTCCTCTTgcaatatgaaataaaatataatattgctctaaaaggaaaataaacaatttaaaagTTATAGAATACCAAGGCCCTCATCTTCTTTGTAGTAACAAAGTAGTATTCTACAACTTTAAAATGACCTAAGCCTAACACCAAAGAGCGCCATCTTTACAAAGTTTTTACTAAGTTCCTGGTAGCACTCCAAATGGACTTGATTCTTGGAAAATAAACAATGTTGTGTACCTTTTTTGGATACCCTCTTCTTGcaatatgaaataaataaatctataatattgttataaaaggaaaataaacaatgTTGTGTACCTTTCTTGGATATCTTCCTCCTGCTGAGCACCTGCTGGCTGGAGAGGTGGGTGAGGAGCAGTACtccgagcaggagcaggagagaggaggcagcTCTGGACTCCATCATGGCAGATGTGGGAATGACGCTCTCGCACCACCGCCTCCCAAatttatgtcacacacacatgcaaacacacacacacacacacacaggcacaaacacgcacgcacgcacgcgcgcacacacgctctctctctcacacgctcactcttacacacgctctctctctccctctctctctctctctctctctctctctctctctctctctctctctctctctctcacacacacgcgcacacacacgcgcacacacacacacacacacacacacttcctttcctGCAAAGAGGAAAAGTACTGTAATTGAAAACacaactgcctgcctgcctgtctccctgtctgtctgtctcgatgtctgtctgcctgccagcctgtctgtctgctcccgTGTGTTGGACAGCCGTAAGGAAGCTGGAGGGTGTGGAGAAGTctcaccaccaccaaccatcACTGGCTCTACTGTGGCAGGGccctacatgcacatgcatgcacgcacacacacacacgcatacacacacacacacgcacgcacgaatacacacaaaggcacacacacatgcacgcacactagcaaatgcaggcacacagacacacacacacaaacagttgcacgcatacaaagacacaaacacacacacacacgcacacacaaatatctggtctttttttaatacatttcaaaaacacacacatacacaagtcatGTCCATGCTCCTGGTCCGTCTTCCTCGAACAGACAGGAgcatggttgccagatgaggctcatgatttccagcccaaaaactgctcaaaacccgtctagaagcacaaaatcccgcccaattctattgatttctatggcaaaaattaggcaggttttttcttctaaatgccatttttacccgcacactgccatcctaagcagcccaattgggcgggaaacagtccaatctgtCAACACTGGACAGGAGCCCACGTGTAgcctacatgcagacacacaagtcACGTTATCATATTATATAACATGATGTGGATGAGGAAGCGTTTCATTTCAACCAGATGCTTAATGGTTTTACGGCCCGGCCCATCTTTCGGGGAGATGAACAGGTCATTCGATAGGCCTGCACCTGTTTTTGTTTGAGACAAAAATGTACTAGCAGCAGGCACTCCACGTGACTCAGtaacctgcacagacacacacaagctaacAAATGGAATATCATTCATCCATCTAACCTATGTCCCTTACATTGGTCAGCAGTTACACAGTGCTGGTTGAGGGTATAGTTGGACGATTCTATTAAAACAAATGAATGTACAGTTTGTAGTCTTTGTACCTGAGTGGGCTggattttattttctttcttttgttttgtttttgttgtgtggttttgtgttgtGCCTGTTGcaatcctttcttttttcttttttaaatcttcTCTGGTGTGGTGTAGGCTATTGTTTGCCTAGGGCTGTACAGTCTCTGGCTTCACCATAACCAGAGTGTCTGGAAGCAAGAGAGTTCTGGAAACCAAGTCAGATATCCGTC
The Engraulis encrasicolus isolate BLACKSEA-1 chromosome 20, IST_EnEncr_1.0, whole genome shotgun sequence genome window above contains:
- the clec3bb gene encoding tetranectin-like protein, with amino-acid sequence MMESRAASSLLLLLGVLLLTHLSSQQVLSRRKISKKVAAEPQKDEAIKDIQKQIDDIMKEVNLLKEQQALQTVCLKGTKVQGKCYLADPVKKRYHAASEDCIAKGGTLTTPLSLDENDKLQDYARESIGPDEQIWLGINDMLTEGAWVDQTGSAVRYKNWDAGFKGNDATLNCAVLSGSSYGKWLDENCRQERASVCEFNIV